One stretch of Merismopedia glauca CCAP 1448/3 DNA includes these proteins:
- a CDS encoding aldehyde dehydrogenase family protein: MSTPKSCQNYIGGKWQPAESEAQMESRNPANWNEVVATFPNSDLVDVDAAVNAARQAYRNWRLVPAPVRAEKLFRVGELLQQRQEELATLMSREMGKALTEARGDVQEAIDCAFYYAGEGRRLFGQTTPSELNNKFAMTVRMPIGVCALITPWNFPVAIPCWKAMPALVCGNTVILKPAKDTPACATFLTEIFAEAGFSPGVVNLIHGSGERVGRALAEHPGIDLVSLTGSSETGATVAEICGRTHKRLCLEMGGKNAQIVMEDANLELALEGAIWGAFGTTGQRCTATSRLIVHRDIKAGFTAQLLQVTRKLQIGAGTDPQNQIGPLVNPSQLERVKEYIDIGREEGAKVLIGGEAATGENLEHGCFFLPTILDAVTPEMRVAREEIFGPVVALIEVSSFEEAIEILNDTPYGLSSSIYTQDVNRAFQAIRDIEAGITYINGPTIGAEVHLPFGGVKQTGNGHREAGSAALDVFSDWKTVYIDFSGRLQRAQIDNR; the protein is encoded by the coding sequence ATGAGTACACCCAAATCATGCCAAAACTACATTGGGGGAAAATGGCAACCAGCCGAGTCAGAAGCGCAGATGGAAAGTCGCAATCCTGCTAACTGGAACGAAGTTGTCGCTACCTTTCCTAACTCCGATCTAGTCGATGTAGATGCTGCTGTAAATGCTGCACGTCAAGCTTACCGCAATTGGCGCTTGGTTCCCGCTCCTGTAAGGGCAGAAAAGCTGTTTCGAGTAGGGGAACTGCTACAACAACGCCAGGAAGAACTAGCTACCCTGATGAGTCGAGAAATGGGGAAAGCTTTAACTGAAGCTAGAGGAGATGTGCAAGAAGCGATCGACTGTGCTTTTTATTATGCTGGAGAAGGAAGGCGGTTATTTGGTCAAACTACCCCTTCTGAATTAAATAATAAATTTGCCATGACGGTGCGGATGCCGATTGGGGTTTGTGCTTTGATTACCCCTTGGAACTTCCCCGTAGCGATTCCCTGTTGGAAAGCAATGCCAGCCTTGGTTTGCGGCAACACAGTTATTCTCAAACCCGCCAAAGATACCCCCGCTTGTGCGACATTTCTCACCGAAATCTTTGCTGAAGCTGGCTTCTCTCCAGGGGTAGTTAATCTAATTCATGGTTCTGGAGAGAGGGTAGGTAGAGCATTAGCTGAACATCCAGGAATAGACTTAGTTTCACTCACCGGATCGTCTGAAACAGGCGCAACAGTGGCAGAAATCTGCGGACGTACCCATAAACGCCTCTGTCTGGAAATGGGGGGGAAAAATGCCCAGATTGTGATGGAAGATGCTAATTTAGAGCTAGCTTTAGAAGGAGCTATTTGGGGAGCTTTTGGGACTACAGGGCAGCGATGCACTGCTACAAGTCGCTTAATTGTGCATAGGGATATTAAAGCTGGATTTACCGCTCAATTGTTACAAGTTACCCGTAAATTGCAGATTGGAGCCGGAACAGATCCTCAAAATCAAATTGGACCCTTAGTTAACCCAAGTCAGTTAGAACGGGTTAAGGAATATATAGATATTGGTCGTGAAGAGGGGGCTAAGGTACTAATTGGGGGTGAAGCAGCAACTGGGGAGAATTTAGAGCATGGGTGCTTCTTTTTACCCACAATTCTCGATGCTGTAACACCTGAGATGCGGGTAGCGCGAGAAGAAATTTTTGGTCCGGTAGTTGCTTTGATAGAGGTTAGTTCCTTTGAAGAAGCAATTGAGATTCTCAACGATACGCCCTATGGATTGTCTTCTTCTATCTATACCCAGGATGTAAATCGAGCTTTTCAAGCTATACGAGATATTGAAGCCGGAATTACCTATATTAATGGTCCTACCATTGGTGCGGAAGTACATCTACCCTTTGGAGGAGTCAAGCAAACTGGGAACGGTCATCGCGAAGCAGGTAGTGCGGCTTTAGATGTATTTTCTGATTGGAAAACCGTTTATATAGACTTTTCTGGTCGCTTACAACGGGCACAAATCGATAATCGGTGA
- a CDS encoding diguanylate cyclase domain-containing protein, which produces MSNQVALCKGDLLIIDDLAENLRLLSEILKIAGYKVRCAVDGQTGLMAAKTSPPDLILLDVKMEEIDGYEVCKQLKSDRLTADIPIMFISAYGSIQEKIKAFGVGGVDFITKPFQAAEVIVRINNQLTLRRLQQQLIEKNQQLEQEISDRQRAEFELKQAYSALEKLAYLDGLTRVANRMYLDKFLHHEWNRAKREQESLALILCDIDYFKNYNDTYGHLVGDRCLRQIAHALSKVVQRSTDLVARYGGEEFCLVLSNTNLSGAMNIATAIQDRVQKLHICHEKSPISNYITLSLGLAAYIPSQKTSIKHLLHMADKALYQAKAAGKNQFIVAGEQVCSISHKLEVRSKI; this is translated from the coding sequence ATGAGTAATCAGGTAGCTTTGTGCAAAGGAGATCTTTTAATTATTGATGATTTAGCCGAAAACTTGCGTTTGTTGTCAGAAATTTTGAAAATAGCAGGATATAAAGTTCGATGTGCCGTTGATGGGCAAACAGGGCTGATGGCAGCTAAAACTTCACCTCCTGACCTGATTTTATTGGATGTCAAAATGGAGGAAATTGATGGTTATGAGGTGTGCAAACAACTGAAGAGCGATCGCCTAACTGCCGATATTCCCATCATGTTTATCAGCGCTTACGGTAGTATTCAAGAGAAAATTAAAGCTTTTGGGGTTGGGGGCGTAGATTTTATAACTAAGCCATTTCAGGCGGCTGAAGTCATCGTGCGAATTAACAATCAATTAACCCTGCGTCGCCTCCAGCAACAGTTAATCGAGAAAAACCAACAGCTAGAACAAGAAATTAGCGATCGCCAACGGGCAGAATTCGAGTTGAAGCAAGCCTACAGCGCTCTGGAAAAACTAGCTTACTTAGATGGTCTTACCAGAGTTGCCAATCGGATGTATTTAGATAAATTCTTGCACCATGAATGGAATAGAGCCAAAAGAGAACAAGAATCTTTAGCCTTAATCCTCTGTGATATAGATTACTTTAAAAACTACAATGATACCTATGGTCATTTGGTAGGCGATCGCTGTTTGCGTCAAATAGCTCATGCTCTGTCTAAAGTGGTACAGCGATCGACAGATTTAGTGGCTCGTTATGGTGGAGAAGAATTTTGTCTCGTTCTGTCTAACACCAACCTCTCAGGTGCGATGAACATTGCCACAGCTATTCAAGATCGAGTGCAAAAATTACATATATGCCACGAAAAATCACCGATTAGCAATTATATTACCTTGAGCTTGGGGCTAGCAGCTTATATTCCCAGTCAAAAAACCTCTATCAAACATTTGCTACACATGGCTGACAAGGCACTTTATCAAGCCAAAGCTGCGGGAAAAAATCAATTTATCGTAGCAGGAGAGCAAGTTTGTAGCATAAGTCATAAGTTAGAAGTCAGAAGTAAAATTTAG
- a CDS encoding HNH endonuclease → MAHPYISVELRRLVINRADSLCEYCLILETDRPSGCQIEHIISLKHGGPTTEDNLAYACVFCNLQKGTDLGSINWQTGELVRFFNPRRDLWADHFRLDEAIIQPLTIIGEVTARILDFNDRDRLSINFSRRSWFP, encoded by the coding sequence ATGGCTCATCCTTACATTAGTGTTGAACTTCGGCGCTTAGTTATTAATCGTGCAGATAGTCTCTGCGAGTATTGCCTGATTTTAGAAACAGACAGACCTTCAGGCTGTCAAATCGAACATATTATCAGCCTCAAACATGGCGGCCCTACAACCGAAGATAATCTGGCTTATGCCTGTGTTTTTTGCAATCTTCAAAAAGGTACAGATCTGGGTTCGATTAATTGGCAGACTGGAGAACTAGTGAGATTCTTCAACCCCCGTCGAGATTTGTGGGCAGACCATTTTCGTCTTGATGAAGCTATAATTCAACCTCTCACCATCATTGGAGAAGTAACAGCACGAATTCTAGATTTTAATGATCGCGATCGCCTGTCGATAAATTTCAGCCGTCGGAGTTGGTTTCCTTAG